Proteins from a genomic interval of Orbaceae bacterium lpD02:
- a CDS encoding NAD(P)H-dependent oxidoreductase, whose translation MKILCLKSSILNDFSTSNLLINELIDHLKANNKDVSVIERELGINPPAHLTLDVLTAIRTHDISKLTDKQKNNYDEILTSIEQLKSADLVIIGSPMHNLSISSGLKTWIDQICQAGLTFSYTEQGPKGLVDDKPVIIVSSRGGIYSTPPLDVLDHQEPYLKAIFGLIGITNIKYIRAEGTNISEELKDKAIAQAKYEISLL comes from the coding sequence ATGAAAATTCTTTGTCTCAAATCAAGTATTCTAAATGATTTTTCTACCTCAAATTTATTGATCAATGAATTAATTGATCATCTTAAAGCTAATAATAAGGATGTTTCTGTTATAGAAAGAGAGCTTGGTATTAATCCGCCCGCTCACTTGACACTCGATGTCTTAACGGCAATAAGAACTCACGATATCTCTAAGCTAACAGATAAACAGAAAAATAACTATGATGAAATTTTGACTTCAATTGAACAGCTAAAATCAGCTGATCTTGTGATTATAGGCTCACCTATGCATAATTTAAGTATTAGTAGTGGCTTAAAAACATGGATCGATCAAATCTGTCAAGCGGGTTTGACATTTAGCTATACAGAACAGGGACCGAAAGGCCTAGTTGATGATAAACCAGTCATCATCGTCTCTAGTCGCGGAGGGATTTATAGCACTCCCCCTCTTGATGTTCTCGATCACCAAGAACCTTACCTTAAAGCTATATTTGGTCTAATTGGAATTACCAATATAAAGTACATCCGGGCAGAAGGAACGAATATTAGCGAAGAACTAAAAGACAAGGCTATTGCGCAAGCTAAGTATGAAATTTCGTTATTATAA
- the rraA gene encoding ribonuclease E activity regulator RraA, protein MNFDTSLLCDFYPEDVNVVEPIFTNFGGVSIFSGQVITVKCFEDNGLLYEVLQNDGTGKVLVVDGGGSTRRALLDSELVDIAIQNGWQGIIIYGAVRQVDYLADAEIGIQAIAAIPAGAEDQGIGETDIKVNFAGVTFFSGDFIYADNTGIILSEIALEYNM, encoded by the coding sequence ATGAACTTTGATACATCCTTGCTTTGTGATTTTTATCCTGAAGATGTAAATGTTGTTGAGCCTATTTTCACTAATTTTGGTGGAGTGTCGATTTTTTCTGGTCAGGTTATAACTGTCAAGTGTTTTGAAGATAATGGTCTTTTATATGAAGTGCTACAAAACGATGGCACGGGTAAGGTGCTTGTAGTTGACGGTGGAGGTTCCACGCGAAGGGCATTACTTGATAGCGAGTTGGTTGATATTGCTATTCAAAATGGTTGGCAAGGTATCATTATCTACGGGGCAGTAAGACAAGTAGACTACCTTGCAGATGCTGAAATAGGCATTCAGGCTATTGCCGCAATACCCGCTGGAGCGGAAGATCAAGGTATCGGTGAGACTGATATTAAGGTTAATTTTGCAGGCGTTACGTTCTTTTCTGGTGATTTTATTTATGCTGATAATACTGGCATTATCTTATCTGAGATCGCATTAGAGTATAATATGTAG